Genomic segment of Saccopteryx bilineata isolate mSacBil1 chromosome 9, mSacBil1_pri_phased_curated, whole genome shotgun sequence:
CAGTCATTTAGGGCAGCCCACCCCAGGTCCTGGGTGGCTTTGCAGCTGTGGTGTCTTTTCCTTTGtgcgtgtctgtctgtcctctttgcCTGCTCTGGGGACCAACCTCTCCACAAGCCCTGGAGTCCTGACATCCCTccccggcccccggcccccaTGGCAGCGTCCAGCCCTGCAGCCAGGGACACCACCACGGGGCCTGAGCCGCAGACGCAGCGAGCTGGGCTGGGGACCCCAGCGTGGCCTCTCCTCCTAACCCCTCCAGGGAAAGGAGACCTGCAGCCGCAGCTGGACAGCGCCCTGCAGGACGTCAACGACATGTACCTGCTGCTGGAGGAGACGGAGAAGCAGGCGGTGCGCCGGGCCCTGATCGAGGAGCGAGGCCGCTTCTGCACCTTCATCACTTTCCTGCAGCCTGTGGTGGTGGGTCCCTCAGGCCGGAGTGGCATTCAAAGGGTCGCACAGTTGGGCTGGTTGAGCAGTCCCCCGGGGTGCTACCATCACCGCATCCCAAGAATTAGAATTTGGGAACTGCTGGGTATGAGTTGTTTTTGGTGACTTGGTCCCAGCAGGCTGAGCCAGGCCCAGAGTTGATCTCTTGACCTTGGAGAAAGGCCACCTCTCAGTGACCCTGGCTGGGTGCATTCAGTGCTGAGTGCTTCTATCCGAAGCCTGTCTCATAACTCATCACTGGCGTGGTCTGGACCGACGGTCACGCCAGCCCCAGGCtgagagggtggaggaggagcgGCCAGGTGCGGCCTGTTCCTCCAGGGTGGGCAGGCGGGGCCCAGGCTGGGGCTCTGACTCACCGCTTCCTCAGAACGGCGAACTGACCATGCTGGGCGAGATCACCCACCTGCAGGGCATCATCGATGACCTGGTGGTGCTGACCGCGGAGCCCCACAAGCTGCCCCCTGCCAGCGAGCAGGTACGGCCAGCCCCGGGGACAGGATGGAAGGCAGTGGCCTGCCCTTGGTTGAAGAGACAGCATTTGGGAGAAGCAGTTGGGGACAGAAGACCAGACATGCCCTGACACCCACTCTGGTCTATCCAAGAGCACCTGCCCAGGTGAAGGGCGATGTGCTCCAGGGGCCTCAGGCTGAGGGAAGATGGACAGAAGTCCCGATTCATGGGGCTTGGCCCTGAGCCTGcccacctcaccccaccaccATGCTCCCCCCGCGCCAGGGTCAGGCCTGTGGCACAGCCCTGTGGCATGGCTCTTACTAGGCACTAGGGGAAAACGAGGCTCAGCGAGGTCTAGAACTTGCCCAAGGGGCACAAcacagccaggatttgaaccccatGATGTCCTTTATGGTCGTTGTCACCTGGCTTGGCTGCCGGCAACAGCAAGTTCTCAGGAGCGCCTGTTTCTCCCGTATCCCCAGCCTAGCCTAGGCTCAGAAGCTCAGAATTCACTAGGTGTGTGTGACTTGAGAGGCCCAGCCCAGAATGGGCAGCGTCCCCGAGAACCAGAAGGCGGACTCTCCCTAAACACCTCCCCAGCACTCAGAGCTTGCATTAGAAGCTTGCATTTGGaaaaggctgggggagggggtcagaCTCTGGGAGTCTCCTGCTGCAGCCTGGTTCTCAACTGGGAAAGAGGAGGGGCCCTCGGACCCTACCATCCCTCTGGGGGACCCAGGAAATTAGAAGGCTCTCTGCCAGGCAGGGCTACCTCCAGTGACCTCCATTCATGTCCAGGTGATCAAAGACCTGAAGGGCTCGGACTACAGCTGGTCCTACCAGACCCCACCCTCGTCACCCAGCAGCTCCAGCTCCCGGAAGTCCAGCATGTGTAGGTCAGTGGGGGCCTGGGGGGTGGAGCAGGCACAGGGACGCCCCAAGAGGGAACAGGGAAGCTCCTGCAAGAACTGCACCAAGAATTGCTTCAGGTCCCCACAATTCACGCCATTTCTGTGTCATTGAGGAATTTGCAAGTGTGGAAGGATAGTACACCCTCGGCACACGATAGCAGCTGGAACAGGCACGTGGCAGCAGGCGGGTTTGTGTGGGAACAGCTTCATTTATGGGGCAGTAACCACGTGCCAGGTGCCATGCTTGATACTTTGTGCATTATCTTTATTGACTCCTAACACCGCTGGATAGGGTATGGTGTTAGCTCCATTTCATCacggggaaactgagacccaagaCACAGAATCCCAGCATTTAACCTTTGGGCTGGTGAGAATCTAAGACTGGGAGAGGCGTGGAGGCTTCTGGGAACATTTGCTGAGGCCGCAAGCTTACACACACACTGATGGGCTGTTTCCTGAGAACTGGTGCCGGGGCAGCAGCCACAGACCCAGACCCCAGCCCAGGCTGGCCCCCGGCTCCCACCGAATCACCAGGCAGGCGCAGGGTCGAGGCGCTTCCTGAGCTGGCGCCAGGGCAGGGTTTGGAGGAGCTATTTCAGATGCAAGGCTCCTTGGGTGGGAAGGCAGTGAGCACAGAGCCAGTCACTCCTCTGTGCCTGGTACTCCTTCCCCAGAATCATGTCTGGCTGGGCATCTAGGTCCTGGGAGGTGAGCTGGGCACAACTACTATTCCTACAGGGGGAGGAGGGCCTGGGTCTGTTGGATGCCAGGTGGTGGCCCCGCAGGAGGGGGCGCTGATTGCAGGGGACACCCATGACCAGGGACAGGTGCTAGGGGCTTCAGGATCACACTCTGGAGTAGGCAACCCAGAGTGAACGAACTGGTGACACAGAGGATGTGAGCTACAGGGCTGGACACCCTTGAGGGGGTCCGACCGGGGAACTGATGCCtggtgactcagtttccccattgtTACCTGTCCTAATGATAGaataagaggcagagagactgcgTTGCCCTGACAGCGGCCCCCAGGGAGCTCGGGTGCTCCGGGGTCGGGCTGGGCCAGATATTTGGTGCTGCCCCTGCCCAGACTCCACCCTGTCCCACGGTCCCAGAACCCAGCTCCTCTGTGGCACCTGGGTCTCAGGACCTTGTAGTCTAATAttgtcttttccttcctctgcccctcacccgtCTCTCCCACCTTCATCTGTCACtttccctcccacacacacccctgtgtCTCCCTGTCTGGCTGCTTGTCCCCCTGTTCACTCCCTCAGCGCCCCCAGCAGCAGTGGCAGCGCCAAGGGTGGCGGAACCCCATGGCCTGGGGGCGCCCAAACATACTCACCCAGTTCCACCTGTCGCTACCGCAGCCTGGCACAgcccgccaccgccaccgcccgCCTCTCCAGCATCTCCTCCCACGACTCTGGCTTCGTCTCCCAGGATGCCACCTACTCCAAGCCTCCCTCACCCATGCCTTCAGACATCACCAGCCAGGTGAGGGGGTGTCTGCAGCACCACCGGGATGAGGTGCAGTAGCCCCATGCCAGCCTCAGACTATTGGTGTGTGGGACCACCTACAGCTATTGGCACTGGCCTGGGCATCCCCAGGGTCGCCACACTGGGGGCCACTCTGAGTTCACTGCCTCAAGGCTAAGAAGAGGTAGGGAAGGTGTGGAGCAGCCACAGAAGCACAGCCATGTCAACAAGAGGCTTTTGTGGCcccactgcctcccctcttctggCCATAGGAGCAAGGAGTGGGCAGCTGCCACCTCTGGCCCCTTGCGACCCACCGCCATCCCCACGCTTGGGGCAGCTCACTCTAACCGCAGAGATTCTCCTCAGGTGCAGGCTCTCGGTTCCTGCAGCCTCAGTGAGATGGACAAACGGAGACCACGGCCAAAGGCAAAGGGAGGTTAGGCCACATGCCCTGAGGCACCGGCAGGGTGACCAGAGTGACCCCACTTGCATTTGATTCCGCGTACCACGCTCCCCGTCAGAGCAGAGCCGCGCTTCCGTCTGGGCTCAGCACTCGCCCTCTGCTCTGCTGCCCGAGGGGGCGCCCACtgtgcagcccctccctgtccgtGCACTGaccagcccccgccccccgcgTGCTCCTCCTTCACGGCCGACCTCTCCGCACTGTTCCTCTTTGCCTCGTGTCCCGTTCACTCCCAGCCTGAGAGAGAAAAGTATctcttttagagattttattgattgcagaggggcaggggaaagaaagggagcaagaagcattcatatgtgccctgaccaggcaagccctgaggttgatgctctatccattgcgccacaacaggtcggacagagagaaaggtatCTAGTACAGGCGCTCTTTATCATCGGATCAGAGGAAGTTCTTTCTGTTCCTAGTGTAGTGCTGGTGGTTTTATGACTtgaattttttccattgagtttTTCCACATACTTCATTccatcagttttttaaaagattttatttattgatttgagaggggggggggggagcagagcagttgcttctcctatgtgccttggccgggcaagcccagggtttcgaaccggcgacctcagcgttccaggtcagctcttagtcactgcgccaccacaggtcaggctttctgtcgatttttgttgttgttttaacaaTTACATTGGGAAAAACCTAAATTTGTCTATTGTTTCCTCTGAAGCCTCATCCTCTGGtaccttttccttttattttggtgATCTTGGTTCATCATCAACTGTAAATGAATCCAGGAGTCGTAACAGGTGCGGGAGGGAActctggacccccccccccccccatgcctgtTCCTGCCCTTTCCAGACAACAGTGACACTGTCAACCCAGCTGCTGAGGCCAGACATCCACTGCTGtctttcatctctcttcccctgGCCCACCACATCCAGGCCAGCAGCCAGGCCTGCCGCTCGTTCCCAAAGTGGGTGACTCTTGGGCTGGGCCACAGGGTAGCCCAGAGCTGGCGGCGTGTGCTCTGGGTGCTGCGTTCTGCTGCAGACATCTCGGCCTTGGTCCTGGGGCAGGAGGCGTGGGGCAGGTGCTGTTCGGACCATCTGCTGCATGCTAGCCCTGTGACCAGATCTGTTCTCTCCTCTGCTCTGGCCTCCCCGCCCTGTCTGCCCATCCGCTCGCCTCTGCATAGCAGAAGTCTTCCAGCTCTGCATCCTCTGAGGCCTCGGAAACCTGCCAGTCCGTTAGCGAGTGCAGCTCCCCCACCTCGGTCAGTGCCCCCACCTGCTGCCGGAGACGGGCGGTGTGCAGCCGGGTCCCCACAAGCAAAGCCCTCTGGGCACCAGTCCAGCCACTCCCCCCACACTCACGTCTTTCCCTCCCGGGATGTTGTCCTACCTCTGTGCCCGGCCAGATGGAGGGGTTCCAGCACCCTCCGTACTTGGTCCTTGACCATGATTGTGAGCCTGAGGCCCCACATGCACCAGAAACCCTGGCCTCAACTGCAGTGAGGGGCCCCTGGGAGCTGGCTGGCAGAGGGTGCCCTGACCCCCCTGCCGTGCCCTGCAGGACTGGGCCAAGGCCGGCCCCCACGAGCAGCCCTCCACCCTGCAGCGGAGGAAGGACCGAGTGGAGCTCCTCCGAGACGCAGAGCCATGCCCGGCCAGTGGGGGCGCCCTGGGCCCCAGTGGAGAGGAGGCTCCACGACCCCGAATGTCCCCTGCCACCATCGCAGCCAAGGTAGGCGGCAGCTCCCTCGGCAGCCGAGCCGGGGCCCCCTTCCTCCCCAGGTCAGTGCCAGGAGGACGGGTGCCTGGTCTCAGGGCCAGCTCTGCCCCTGGCGGGAGCTCCCTGGagtctgggctgggggtggggggagctgatGGCGGATGCTGGGGAGTGAGGCTTCAGCCTATAGTCTTACCACCTAGCACGGTGAGGAGGTGTCCCCTGCAGCCAGCGACCTGGCCATGGTGCTGACGCGCGGCCTGAGCCTGGAACACCAGAAAAGCAGCCGAGACTCCCTGCAGTACTCCAGCGGCTATAGCACGCAGACCACCACGCCCTCCTGCTCGGAGGACACGATCCCCTCTCAAGGTAGGCCCCCGGGCTGGGGCGGGTGCCTGGGCCTGCAGCCCCCAGGCCCCGGCCCACTGCATCCCGTGCCCCCAGGCTCAGACTACGACTGCTACTCAGTGAACGGGGACGCAGACGGCGAGGGCCCACCCGAGTTCGACAAGTCGTCCACCATCCCTCGCAACAGCAACATCGCCCAGAACTACCGCCGCCTGATCCAGACCAAGCGCCCAGCCTCCACCGCAGGGCTGCCCACAGCCGGGCTGCCCACCGCCTCGGGCGCGCCTCCTGGCGTGGCCACCATCCGCCGAACGCCCTCCACGAAGCCCACGGTGCGCCGTGCCCTCTCCAGCGCTGGCCCTATCCCCATCCGGCCACCCATCGTCCCCGTGAAGACACCCACAGTGCCCGACTCCCCCGGCTATGTGGGACCCACCCGGGCAGGCAGCGAGGAGTGCGTCTTCTACAGCGATGAGGCCGCCTCGCCCCTGGCGCCGGACCTGGTGAAGGCCTCCCCGAAGAGGTTGAGCCTGCCCAACACAGCCTGGGCCAGCCCAGCCTCTGAGCCTGCTGGCTACCCTGGGCCCGGGGCCGAGGAcgaggagcagcagcagctggcAGCCAATCGGCACAGCCTGGTGGAGAAGCTTGGTGAGCTGGTGGCGGGCGCCCATGCCCTGGGTGAGGGCCAGTTCCCCTTCCCCACCGCCCTGTCAGCCACCCCCACCGAGGggacacccaccccacccccagcagccacCGGCGACCCCCCAGCTGAAGACATGCTGGTGGCCATCCGGCGTGGGGTGCGGCTCCGCAGGACCATCACCAATGACAGGTCAGCGCCCCGCATCTTGTGATGACACCACCCTCCCACCTCTGGCCAAGGGCGAGGCAGGGGCCTGGCTGCTGGGCCGTGGCTCACAGCAAAGGCGCAGCCAAGAGGGAACAGAGCCAGgcaagttggtttttttttaagtcacacaAAGCAAAGCCACTTTATAGAAAGACACCCAGCTTGGATTTCAACATTTAAACAAAAAGTGACTTCTTTAACAGACCTCGCCACATTGGAGCCTGCAGGCCTTGAACTGGATTTAGAGCCTGTTTTATACTCTCCTTGCCCACTctgtccccctcttcctccctgcagGCCCCGCCTTCCCCACATCTCAGTGAGCCCCGAGCCCCCCCCTGCCCACTGCAGAGGGCCAGGCTGCCTCCGCCTTGCCCTCCTGGCCTGGGCTCTGCTAACCTGGCTGGGCTTCTCCCCAGGGCCAGCGGTGCCTCGGGCCTTTCCGGACTgagcccctcctctctccccccccttctctcccatgcTCCTTTCCCTCAGAGAGGCGGGGGGCCGTGGGGGGCCAGGTGCCCAAGCAGGTAAGGCAGTGGATTCGACTGAAAAGGATGCAGAATGGCTGGTGGTCACGGGGCAGGTGAAGCTGGGAGGCTGCCTGCtggaggagaagggggtgggagcCTAGGGCTCAGTGGAGTCTCAGAGAGGACGTGCAGGGTGCCTGCCTGGAGGAGGCTGGGGACCCTGAGGCAGCTCCCGTGTCCTGGCTTCTCCTCCCCCGTGAGGtggagctgggggcagggtggggcagcAGGGAAGGAGTCCAGGTGACTCCCGGGTCATGGGCCAGCCCCCAGGAGCTCCTTTCAGATGTCTGGTGCTCATATGGGCACATTAAGGCTAAGTCTGGTGGCACTTTGCTCACAGTTTCAGCGCTTTTGGGTGTGGGAGCTGGAGCAACAGAGGGTGTATACGGGAGGTGTATGTTATGAATAAAATGGAGCTGACTGGACAAGGACTGTGTGTGGGGACAGGGTGGACGATACAGGGTGTGTCCGAGAGTGCCTGAGGGACAGGGGCCCCATTAGTGGTCTGgggggcccatgcaggaggatAAGGGCTGATTTGCTCCCCAAAAGCCAGGGGACAGCTGTTCTCCCGCCTCTGGAGCAAAGCCAAATTAAGGGCTTGCAGCCTGTCGGGGGGTGGGGGTCCTCCAGCCAGGCTGAGCTGAGGGCAAGTCCAGGGAGAGTGGCTGTGACTCTCTGTTGCCAGAGGAGATGCCATCCCAGGACACGGCCCCCACCCACAGTCCTGGCCCTgatggggggatggggggatgggggtgcccttccccacccctccatgcACAAAGTTGTGCCAACTCTAAGCAGATAGAAGCAGGTGTACCTCCAAAGCGTGTAGAGCTTCTTGAGGTCCCACAGGCCTACAGAGGACTGGTCTCAACAGGTGCCAGGGCCGCAGGGCAGGGGCCTCCTGTGGTCAGGAGAACAGGCTTCTGGTCTGGACAGGATGGGGTCAGTCTGAGTCTCCTAGCTGGACAGCTTGGTAGTTTTTGTGCCGGAGCTGAGAGCCACGTGGGGCTAGGAACCAAGGGTGCCCCTGAGCGGGTGGAGCCCCCAGCTGCCCAGGGTGATGGAGAACAGTTACCTATTAGTCGCTAGGTCTGAGAACAACCTTGCGAAGAACTCCGGCTGGCCCTGAAGCCCGGGAGTAGGCACCTGGGGGGCCGGATGAGGGAGGGCCTGAGGGAGCCAGAGAGCGGGTGGCCAGTCCGGGCAGCCCCGGGGCGGGGCTTACACTGCCCCTTCCCTCGGGGCTGCGCCAGGCTCTGCCCAGGTAGGCCGATGGAGGAGGGCGTGTGATGGGAGCAGGCACAGAGCAGTGCGGTGGGGTTATGGCTGGGTCCTTGCGTCCTGGGGAGGAAGAACTTGCCTCCTGGGGAGCGGGGGGTGGCtttggaggctcagggagggtgTGCCCCCGCC
This window contains:
- the MTSS2 gene encoding protein MTSS 2 isoform X1 — translated: METAEKECGALGGLFQAIVNDMKSSYPIWEDFNSKATKLHSQLRTTVLAAVAFLDAFQKVADMATNTRGATRDIGSALTRMCMRHRSIETKLRQFTNALLESLINPLQERIEDWKKSVNQLDKDHAKEYKRARHEIKKKSSDTLKLQKKARKGKGDLQPQLDSALQDVNDMYLLLEETEKQAVRRALIEERGRFCTFITFLQPVVNGELTMLGEITHLQGIIDDLVVLTAEPHKLPPASEQVIKDLKGSDYSWSYQTPPSSPSSSSSRKSSMCSAPSSSGSAKGGGTPWPGGAQTYSPSSTCRYRSLAQPATATARLSSISSHDSGFVSQDATYSKPPSPMPSDITSQKSSSSASSEASETCQSVSECSSPTSDWAKAGPHEQPSTLQRRKDRVELLRDAEPCPASGGALGPSGEEAPRPRMSPATIAAKHGEEVSPAASDLAMVLTRGLSLEHQKSSRDSLQYSSGYSTQTTTPSCSEDTIPSQGSDYDCYSVNGDADGEGPPEFDKSSTIPRNSNIAQNYRRLIQTKRPASTAGLPTAGLPTASGAPPGVATIRRTPSTKPTVRRALSSAGPIPIRPPIVPVKTPTVPDSPGYVGPTRAGSEECVFYSDEAASPLAPDLVKASPKRLSLPNTAWASPASEPAGYPGPGAEDEEQQQLAANRHSLVEKLGELVAGAHALGEGQFPFPTALSATPTEGTPTPPPAATGDPPAEDMLVAIRRGVRLRRTITNDRSAPRIL
- the MTSS2 gene encoding protein MTSS 2 isoform X2, coding for METAEKECGALGGLFQAIVNDMKSSYPIWEDFNSKATKLHSQLRTTVLAAVAFLDAFQKVADMATNTRGATRDIGSALTRMCMRHRSIETKLRQFTNALLESLINPLQERIEDWKKSVNQLDKDHAKEYKRARHEIKKKSSDTLKLQKKARKGKGDLQPQLDSALQDVNDMYLLLEETEKQAVRRALIEERGRFCTFITFLQPVVNGELTMLGEITHLQGIIDDLVVLTAEPHKLPPASEQVIKDLKGSDYSWSYQTPPSSPSSSSSRKSSMCSAPSSSGSAKGGGTPWPGGAQTYSPSSTCRYRSLAQPATATARLSSISSHDSGFVSQDATYSKPPSPMPSDITSQDWAKAGPHEQPSTLQRRKDRVELLRDAEPCPASGGALGPSGEEAPRPRMSPATIAAKHGEEVSPAASDLAMVLTRGLSLEHQKSSRDSLQYSSGYSTQTTTPSCSEDTIPSQGSDYDCYSVNGDADGEGPPEFDKSSTIPRNSNIAQNYRRLIQTKRPASTAGLPTAGLPTASGAPPGVATIRRTPSTKPTVRRALSSAGPIPIRPPIVPVKTPTVPDSPGYVGPTRAGSEECVFYSDEAASPLAPDLVKASPKRLSLPNTAWASPASEPAGYPGPGAEDEEQQQLAANRHSLVEKLGELVAGAHALGEGQFPFPTALSATPTEGTPTPPPAATGDPPAEDMLVAIRRGVRLRRTITNDRSAPRIL
- the MTSS2 gene encoding protein MTSS 2 isoform X3, with protein sequence METAEKECGALGGLFQAIVNDMKSSYPIWEDFNSKATKLHSQLRTTVLAAVAFLDAFQKVADMATNTRGATRDIGSALTRMCMRHRSIETKLRQFTNALLESLINPLQERIEDWKKSVNQLDKDHAKEYKRARHEIKKKSSDTLKLQKKARKGKGDLQPQLDSALQDVNDMYLLLEETEKQAVRRALIEERGRFCTFITFLQPVVNGELTMLGEITHLQGIIDDLVVLTAEPHKLPPASEQVIKDLKGSDYSWSYQTPPSSPSSSSSRKSSMCSLAQPATATARLSSISSHDSGFVSQDATYSKPPSPMPSDITSQKSSSSASSEASETCQSVSECSSPTSDWAKAGPHEQPSTLQRRKDRVELLRDAEPCPASGGALGPSGEEAPRPRMSPATIAAKHGEEVSPAASDLAMVLTRGLSLEHQKSSRDSLQYSSGYSTQTTTPSCSEDTIPSQGSDYDCYSVNGDADGEGPPEFDKSSTIPRNSNIAQNYRRLIQTKRPASTAGLPTAGLPTASGAPPGVATIRRTPSTKPTVRRALSSAGPIPIRPPIVPVKTPTVPDSPGYVGPTRAGSEECVFYSDEAASPLAPDLVKASPKRLSLPNTAWASPASEPAGYPGPGAEDEEQQQLAANRHSLVEKLGELVAGAHALGEGQFPFPTALSATPTEGTPTPPPAATGDPPAEDMLVAIRRGVRLRRTITNDRSAPRIL